The Mercurialis annua linkage group LG8, ddMerAnnu1.2, whole genome shotgun sequence genome window below encodes:
- the LOC126661493 gene encoding agamous-like MADS-box protein AGL62, whose translation MSKRSKGRQKLEMVKISRESNRLVTFSKRRYGVFKKASELSTLCGAEIAIVVFSPGKKVFSYGHPCVDAVVDRFLSRNSPQFCGTLQLIEAHRNARVRDLNLQLTQHFCIK comes from the exons ATGTCGAAAAGAAGTAAAGGTCGGCAAAAGTTGGAGATGGTGAAAATATCGAGAGAGAGCAatcgtttagtaacgttttcGAAACGTAGGTACGGAGTTTTCAAGAAAGCTAGCGAACTTTCCACTCTTTGTGGAGCAGAGATTGCTATTGTAGTCTTTTCACCCGGAAAGAAAGTTTTTTCTTACGGTCATCCTTGTGTTGATGCTGTTGTTGATCGTTTTCTCTCGAGAAATTCCCCGCAATTTTGTGGAACTCTGCAACTTATTGAAGCTCATCGCAATGCTAGAGTTCGCGACCTCAATCTTCAACTTACTCAG CATTTCtgtattaaataa
- the LOC126659577 gene encoding uncharacterized protein LOC126659577: protein MEKKRGEELDQMRKISQAQHWYESPIDQLDSAQLKQLKTSLEMLKQNVKKQAEQLLFQAANNHQFFAPTTTNRPVPPFDPKNGGFAANIAPYQYANLAYGRGFF from the coding sequence ATGGAGAAAAAGAGAGGAGAAGAGCTTGATCAAATGAGGAAAATAAGCCAAGCTCAGCACTGGTATGAATCTCCGATAGACCAACTCGACTCGGCTCAGCTCAAGCAACTAAAAACATCTCTAGAGATGCTAAAGCAGAATGTGAAAAAGCAAGCAGAGCAGCTTCTATTTCAAGCAGCAAATAATCATCAATTTTTTGCTCCAACAACTACCAATAGACCAGTTCCTCCTTTCGATCCGAAAAATGGCGGATTCGCCGCGAACATAGCGCCTTATCAGTATGCGAATCTTGCATATGGAAGAGGATTCTTCTGA